One Nymphaea colorata isolate Beijing-Zhang1983 chromosome 12, ASM883128v2, whole genome shotgun sequence genomic window, CAGCATCCGCCTCCGTACGCGGCCGCTTCGCATTCATTccttcggaaaaaaaaaaaaaagatagagagaggagagagacaGCTAGACGTTGATAAGCACGCGTGCTTATCTTATCGAACTCCGGCTATATAAGGAGGTTGACTTATCATTCTGACTGGACAGCTACCCCGCACTACgcacaagaaaaaggaaaatgacggGTTGATTGGTCGACGGGATCCgcagtaaaaaacaaaaaaaaaaaaaacaaaaaagaaaagaaaagggaaggggGGCTGGTGGAGGACATAAACGGGATTTTTGGGAAAGGATGGGGTTAGAAATGGGAAAGGGGAACGCGTACGAGGAAGGGTGACGTGGCGGTCGAAAATTAAAAGCGAGAGGAAATGACGGGGCGGGACCACGCACGTCGCCTCTGGGGAGCGTCGAAATGACGATAATGGCCTCCAGAGGGGTTGGAGTGGGAGGGGTGGTTTGGTCATTTGGTGGAAGGATGGTTTAGTAATTCTTGGGAGGGGTGGGGGTAGGGCGGGGATTTCGGGGGGAGTGGTGTTTTTTTCGGGCTTCGAGGGACGACCTAATCGGGAGGGCTTGCCTATAAAAGGCAGCGGATGAGAgagaagcgagagagagagagagagaacggaaTTGTGGCGAGAGCGTGGAGGAGCAGAGGTGTGGGGGGAAGAAAAGGGGGCGGGTGGTGGTAAGCGCAgcgatttcttcttcttcgcctgGTTTCttttccgccgccgccgtcgggGTTGTCGTCTTGGTGTTTTgtgaggaggaagaggaagggagagggggaacaGGAGAAAGGAGGAGGGACAGCTTGCCGAAGACTCAAACTCCGACTTTCTCTCTGGCGCTCTATTGTTCTCGCTCTTTTCTTGTCTCTCGTTTGTTGCTGGCTTTTTGTTGCTGGCTTTCTGAAGTAGAGAGGGCGCTCGCGGAGATACTGTCGCTCCCTTTTCGagtatgctctctctctctctctagttccGGTTTTCTCGTCTATTTGACCGGTAGTCATTTTATACTGCATCAgactctatctctctctctgcgttCGGTTCTAGGAGAACGTGCCTCttggaaatgaagaaaagaagtcgccctctctctctctcttttattttttcccctctCGTTATGTTTGTTGTGGAGGTTTCTTATTTTTCGTGTGCCTGCGATCTCGGTTCCGGTAGCAAGCAGGCGAGAGATTGAGAAGAGATAGCCGTGGGTAGCAGgcgattttcttcatttttcttaagGGGCAAACATCAGATTTACGTTGCGGAGCCATTTATGGACGGATCGTTGAGCAGGTCGGAAATTTGATGAGGTTTTCTACAGGTTGGATGGGAATGGTGATAGCAGTACCCCGTTTTTGGCTGTTCgagttttttggtttttcgTCTTTGTCAGATCTTTAAGTTAGCCGGCGGTGCTGGGGTTCGGTTTCACGGATGAGCCGGAGCGGGGCGATCTCTTTTTCGCTTTTCACATGAAAATgatcgtctctctctctctctctctctctctctctctctctcttttcctctcttctttcagATCTCTCGGGGTTTTGACTTAGAGAAAGTCAGAATGTAGGGTTTTGGATGGAGTACTTGGAAATGAATGGGGATTTCTGcaactaattttctttttttatttgattcattTTAAATAGAGATGAGTTGAAAACTAGTCTTACAGGGCCGAGTGGGAGGTAATACTCATCTTTGCGTTTGCTTCTAATTGAGCTACTTTGGAGTGTAAAATCGATATCTTTTGGACGTATTGCTCCTAAAAGGAGTCCTAATTGCTCGACGTTTTTGGTCTCCTTAGTTATTTCTGTTAATCGGTGGAGGAAAAAACTTTTGGTTTTTGATGTACCTGTCATTTTATTTGTGCTATTATAAGGTATTTAAGAAAGTGCTGAAGTATAAGCTTTTTATTTGGACGTTGGCCAACTCCTTTTAGCTCCTTTTGACAATCAGGAAAACTTCCTAATTGGTTGCCTGATTTTCTGCATTGTAGTAAGCTATGCAGGAAAGAACCTTGTACTATTTAACATCTGACGAGATCAGagaatgtttttcttgtttcccttcATCAGTGAAGGCTTGCGGTGAACCtttttacatcttttttttttttttctgtttgatctTGTTGAACCTTCAAGATGATTGCTCTCCTCTTTTAATATCTTATCGTTCCTTTCCTTAGGTTATTGCCAAAATCGAGGACTGCAATGCTAGTCGAACTCAAGAGGAAGTTGTTTATTGCTATTACCTTCTTCCACTTCCTTCTGCCACTACAGGCAAAGAAAGATCTTGACTGAAGGTTGTATGTGTAGAATTGAAAAAGAGGACCTCCTAAAGTCTTGGAGAAGGTTTAGTTGCTACAGAGAAGTAAAGATAAACgcaagaaaattttgttaagCTGCCAGCTGGGAAGACTGCACTAGAGAGGTTAAGCTTTTCCCTACTTGATTGAGCAGCTCTGACTTGGCATTTCTTGCTTCTGCTACCAAAAGATTGGTGGATTATTAGAAGTTCTGGAAGACATGTCATCCTTAAGCAGGGAACTTGTCTTCCTTATCCTACAGTTCTTGGATgaggagaaattcaaggaaacgGTGCATAAGTAAGTGTTTGTCAGTTTGCTGtttgtgtttttccttttatcctGTTATTAATTTTGAGTTGCCTTTTCTTTTGATCTTTTATCATTTGCATTTTGGTTTGTTTGTTTACTGTCTGAATGTTGGGCCTGTACTAGGTTGGAACAAGAATCTGGgttctttttcaatatgaaacattttgaggaTCAAGTTCAAGCAGGGGAATGGGATGAGGTGGAAAGATATTTGGGTGGATTTACAAAGGTTGAAGATAATCGTTACtccatgaaaatattttttgagaTAAGAAAGCAGAAGTACCTTGAAGCTCTTGATAGGTGAGTTGGTCCAAGTATGTGCACTCCACATATAAGGTCTTTTTTGTATTTGGAAACCAAGgcaaaaatatgtatttttcaaaaatctcctGAGTAGAACATTGTATAGGCTCCTTTgcttttatgaaatttttgatataaaatgaaGTTGCCAATGTATTCCAGACAAGACCGGGCAAAAGCAGTTGAGATCCTTGTGAAAGATCTTAAAGTGTTTGCTTCGTTCAATGAAGAGCTGTTCAAGGAAATCACTCAACTTCTTACACTTGATAACTTCAGGTACTTATATCGAAGTTATTGTGTacgtttttttgtgttttgttgTATGTCTTATTTCATGGGCTTTTTTTAGGCATAATGAACAACTCTCCAAGTATGGGGATACAAAGTCAGCCCGCAATATCATGCTTTTAGAGCTCAAAAAGTTGATTGAGGCAAATCCACTATTCCGAGACAAGCTTGTTTTTCCATCATTTAAAGCATCTCGCCTTCGGACATTGATTAACCAAAGGTGTGCTGGACTTTGCAATTTGATTTTGCTGTGATGTTTTAGTCTTTAAAATACTATATTTTACTGTAGGCATTTTATAGCTTGGTAAACTTGATTAGGTAATTGGAGTACCCATGATTTTCTAACTTTGCTGGATGTTCAGTCTGAATTGGCAGCACCAACTGTGCAAGAATCCACGGCCGAACCCGGACATAAAGACACTTTTTGTTGATCACTCATGCTCACCTACCAATGGTACACGAGCACCACCTCCTGCAAACAGCCCTCTTGTAGGAGCAATTCCTAAAGCTGGGACATTTCCTGCAATTGGTGCACACAATgtaacttcattttttttatgttctcaGATTAGAAGACAATTACCATGACATGATGCCTCACCTACAATCATCTTCCTTGCAGCCATTTCAGACTGTTGTTTCAGCATCTCCTAGTGCAATTGGATGGATGACAAATCCTGCTCCCACCATGCAACATCCTGCTGTGGCTTCTGGACCAGCAGGTCTTGTTCAGCCTCCAAATGCTGGTAATTAACTATTTATCCATTCCTGTTTACATTTGTTACTTTTGTTCACACATTCagatgttttatttatttttctctttcatattGTTGATTAAAActgttttttgttgattttacCATCAGCTGCATTTCTGAAGCACCCAAGAACTCCTCCTGGTGCTACTAGTATGGATTATCAATCAGCTGATTCAGAGCATTTGATGAAGCGGATGAGAACTGGCCAACCAGATGAGGTATGGCAAATGAGCATTTAGTATATTAAAATTGGCATTGATTTGTCAACACTGTTTATattaaatatagttttttttaatagcAAATAATTGTTTGGTATATTAAAATTGAATAGTGTTTTGTCATCATTGTTTGTATTATATATGATTTCTGGTTACATAACCAGCATATTACCAGCATATTACCATTAATTCCATTTTTTCAGGTTTCATTCTCAAGCTCTGCTCATCCTCAGAACATTTATTCACAAGATGACCTTCCAAAGACCGTTGTGAGGACACTTAACCAAGGGTCCAATGTAATGAGCATGGACTTCCATCCACAACAACACACCATTCTTTTAGGTGAACTGATTGCAGGATCTTTACACTTTGTTTGATGTCCATGATGCAGATCACGTAGAACTGACATTATGGTATCTGATGTTTCTTAACACACCTTTTTTTCTCAGTTGGAACAAATGTTGGTGATATTGCAATCTGGGAAGTGGGATCAAAGGAAAGAATAGCACATAAGACTTTCAGGGTGTGGGACGTCTCTGCCTATTCTTTGACGCTTCAGGTATTGTCTCTTCTCTTGGGAATCTATCTGTGctttcaatttcatcaaatttcgTCAAGAGAGAGCTAGAACTCTGTCAATATGTTCGCTAAAATCTACTTTTACAGACATCATTGATGAAGGATGCTACTATATCTGTAAATCGTTGTGTGTGGGGCCCAGATGGTTCTATACTTGGTATGATTCAAACATCTCTTGATgtccttttgttttttactcAAATCTAATTTCTCATTTTGCTGCATTTTTTCACAGGTGTTGCATTCTCCAAGCACATTGTTCAGACGTACATGTACACCCCCACTGGTGAACTGAGGCAACACTTAGAGGTACACCTCCAAACAACaacaatttttctttcctcaatGCACTAATTTTATTGGTTTATGATGACCTATTATGTCTTTGTAGATTGATGCCCATGCTGGTGGAGTCAATGATATTGCTTTCTCCCTGCCCAACAAGCAACTCTGCATAATCACATGTGGTGATGATAAGACAATCAAGGTAAGATTGGAATTTAATGTGTGCATACTCTTTACATTTATTTCTTTAGGCAGCCTTTATGAACTTGGACACATGTGGTCTTTGAGTTTAAGatttaaattttgcatgttATAGAAGTTTTGATCCGCTTTGTGTATGCGATGGATTCAGATTTATTCTGTGCacaattattttcttatttctattcCATTATAACCCTTTTTTTGCTGCACGCCActaattttgtcaaatttggcAGGTTTGGGATGCTTCTGGAGGTCGTAAGCTTTATGTCTTTGAAGGCCATGAAGCCCCAGTTTATTCTGTATGCCCACATCATAAAGAAGCAATTCAGgtaaaaattaatttctcaGATGCTTGACGATTCAGCATATTTTCATCTTGGGATGAGTTTGTTAAAAACAAGATTATTTCATGAATCATCAGGTTCAttgttgtttcaattttttttttgttccattcaCAGTTCATTTTCTCTACTGCTATTGATGGAAAAATCAAAGCATGGTTGTATGATACCATGGGATCCAGAGTTGACTATGATGCTCCTGGCCACTGGTGTACGACTATGGCATACAGTGCAGATGGAACAAGGTGAATCTTatgtagaatttttttttttttaatttggtagGTGGCCAGCTAATTCTCCTGTCATTCAATATCCTCACAGATTTCCATTGTGATGACATTGAGAAATTTCCCAAACTGCAGTTTCTATTGTTATTTGCTTGTAATAATccttttaatttgatatttgttcttgCCTTTGTGTTCGTGCGACTTGTTAATTTATGGAATGACTTTCTGTGTTCTTATGGATATGAAAATCTGGATAACGTTTTAGTGGTTGAACTGGTAACTGACTATTGTTTGCTGTTGATGTTTCTTCCAGGCTCTTTTCTTGTGGGACTAGCAAAGAAGGTGACTCCCACCTAGTAGAGTGGAATGAGAGTGAAGGATCAATAAAAAGAACATATTCTGGGTTTAGAAAACGATCTTTAGGTGTCGTTCAGTTTGACACAACACGGAATCATTTCTTAGCAGCTGGTGATGAATTCCAAATCAAGTTCTGGGATATGGATAATAGCAACATTTTAACAACAACAGATGCTGAAGGAGGATTGGCGGTCAGCATTTTGAACTCATTTGGATGCCAGCTTTGtaattgatttttgaagaatttgaagaattttctaattttttcagtttttaaacattttgcaGGCTAGTCCTCGATTGAGATTCAACAAAGAAGGTTCGTTACTTGCCGTTACAACTGCTGACAATGGCATCAAAATATTGGCAAATAGTGATGGGCAGAGACTTATCAGGATGCTAGAGAGCAGAGCTTTTGAAGGCCCTAGAGGTCCCTCTGAATCAATGAACACTAAGGTTGGATAAGATTACTATATTTCACATCCTCTTATGCAGTGATTTGCATAGTATATAACTTTGCTTGATTCTTGCAGCCTCCAATTGTCAATGCACTGGCTCCCATTTCAAATGCCAATTCCTCTCTTGTTTCTGTGCTTGAACGTACTGAGAGAATTCCATCGGCCGTGTCAATGAACAATTTGGTAAGTAGTTCTGCTACTTGTCTCCTTTGTTTTAACAGGCTATCTAGGCATTCTATTTTTCTGATGTATTTTAAAATGCAGACTGCAGTTGACAACACGAGAACACCTGATATTAAACCAAGGATCTCAGAAGATGGACTGGACAAGATCAAAAGTTGGAAATTGGCTGATATTGTTGAGTCAGCACAACTTAAGGCCTTGCGGTTGCCTGACCCCTTGACTGCAAGCAAGGTATGAAACCATCCATTGGCTAATGTTTACTGTCAGATAGAGTTGTCAGTATGTCATCCAACCAGTAGCAgattcatccttttcttttctttctctttgctAATTTTCTCTTGTAAGAAATTAGTATTCTCAAGTGAatgtcttttccttttgtaCAAATCCAAGTCATGTGGGTTATAATGATGAATTATGCAGATTGCAAGATTGATATACACAAACTCAGGTGTAGCAATCTTAGCCCTTGCCTCCAATGCTGTTCATAAGTTGTGGAAATGGCAGAGATGTGATAGAAGCCCATCTGGCAAGGTaaattatattaatattttcagGTGCGCCGGATGTGTTTTATGAATTCTAACAATGTTACTTGCAGTCTACTGCTTCTATTGCACCTCAGCTATGGCAACCTGCAAGTGGAATTCCTATGACTAATGACACAAGTGATGCTAATTCCACAGAAGAATCTGCTGCATGTATTGCTTTGTCTAAGAACGATTCTTATGTCATGTCTGCATCCGGCGGGAAGGTTTCCCTCTTTAATATGATGACATTCAAGGTCTGCATTGTCCAGTTTGCTGCTGTTTTGCTTCTATAATATGTCTTCACTTGTCCAACAAAACTCTATTGCTTGTGGTGTAGGTTATGACGACTTTCATTGCACCTCCTCCAGCTGCTACTTTTCTAGCATTCCATCCTCAGGATAACAATATTATTGCAATAGGAATGGATGATTCGACAATCCAAATATACAATGTCAGAATAGACGAGGTATTCCTAGTAAACTCTCTAGGATGGGGCATCGGTATCTAACTTTTTATTGGCAAAATGTGTCTAGTAGTATTCATGAAAGCATTGTCATGTTTCTGTTAGACAAATGTTGAGGAGTGAAACAAAACACGTACTTGTTCCTGCAGATTAGATGTTTTGTGCAAAAAATTGAGGGatggttttgtatttttatttgaagGTTAAAACCAAGCTCAAGGGCCACCAGAAGAAGATTACCGGTCTTGCATTTTCACAGTCCATGAATGTATTGGTATCTGCTGGTGCTGATGCACAGGTAATTGGAACACGTAATTTAGTGCTTAAGGGGATGGCTGTTGTACTTTTGGTGCTAATGGCTTTTAAACATTCAATTCATTCGATGGTTTTGCAGCTATGTGTCTGGAGCATAGATTTGTGGGAGAAGAAGAAGTCAAGGTTCATCCCGGCTCCTCCTGGACGCCCATCCCCGTTGGTTGGAGAGACAAGGGTTCAATTTCACAATGATCAGACTCACTTATTAGCTGTTCATGAAACTCAGATAATCATCTATGATGGGAAACTCGAGTGTCTGCGATCTGTAAGTTCTTCACTCATATTCAGACCCACTTACTATTTTCATGTGAAAAGTCTGTTCCCAGCAGCAAAATTAATGTGTGTGGAAAATGTTCGTTTCACATGTTTTTTGGAGCACTTAATCACTTGGGCTTTGTAGTGTTTCCCCTGTAATgcaacttcttttcttttgtctttacCTTTGTAGTGATTATCTCAGAGAATATTGCACACCATCACCTCTCTCTATGTTCTTACTATGACCTCTTTTGTGTACAGTGGACCCCGAGGGACTCACTCTCAGCACCCATTTCAAGTGCCATCTACTCGTGTGACGGTTTGCTGATTTATACTGGGTTTTGTGATGGTGCAGTTGGCGTCTTTGAGGCAGAGTCTCTAAGATTACGGTGTCGCATCGCACCATCATCCTATATCCCACCTTCAGTTTCTAGGTGAATGACACTTTGACACAAAATGTATCATCTCCCGATTAAATGATCACTAAGTGCATACAGAAACGCTTAGAAAAATCTGTAGCATGAGTTTTTATTCGTATTGCAAAATTTATATCAAGCTgctttatttttacttttactgGTTATGTTATGCTAGAAATGTTGGGCAGGTTGAAAGGTCTTTCTCAAAGAGGTTGTGTTTGTTGTAGTAGCAAAAGCTACTCAGCATGGAGCTACTGC contains:
- the LOC116265505 gene encoding protein TOPLESS-RELATED PROTEIN 2-like isoform X2, which gives rise to MSSLSRELVFLILQFLDEEKFKETVHKLEQESGFFFNMKHFEDQVQAGEWDEVERYLGGFTKVEDNRYSMKIFFEIRKQKYLEALDRQDRAKAVEILVKDLKVFASFNEELFKEITQLLTLDNFRHNEQLSKYGDTKSARNIMLLELKKLIEANPLFRDKLVFPSFKASRLRTLINQSLNWQHQLCKNPRPNPDIKTLFVDHSCSPTNGTRAPPPANSPLVGAIPKAGTFPAIGAHNPFQTVVSASPSAIGWMTNPAPTMQHPAVASGPAGLVQPPNAAAFLKHPRTPPGATSMDYQSADSEHLMKRMRTGQPDEVSFSSSAHPQNIYSQDDLPKTVVRTLNQGSNVMSMDFHPQQHTILLVGTNVGDIAIWEVGSKERIAHKTFRVWDVSAYSLTLQTSLMKDATISVNRCVWGPDGSILGVAFSKHIVQTYMYTPTGELRQHLEIDAHAGGVNDIAFSLPNKQLCIITCGDDKTIKVWDASGGRKLYVFEGHEAPVYSVCPHHKEAIQFIFSTAIDGKIKAWLYDTMGSRVDYDAPGHWCTTMAYSADGTRLFSCGTSKEGDSHLVEWNESEGSIKRTYSGFRKRSLGVVQFDTTRNHFLAAGDEFQIKFWDMDNSNILTTTDAEGGLAASPRLRFNKEGSLLAVTTADNGIKILANSDGQRLIRMLESRAFEGPRGPSESMNTKPPIVNALAPISNANSSLVSVLERTERIPSAVSMNNLTAVDNTRTPDIKPRISEDGLDKIKSWKLADIVESAQLKALRLPDPLTASKIARLIYTNSGVAILALASNAVHKLWKWQRCDRSPSGKSTASIAPQLWQPASGIPMTNDTSDANSTEESAACIALSKNDSYVMSASGGKVSLFNMMTFKVMTTFIAPPPAATFLAFHPQDNNIIAIGMDDSTIQIYNVRIDEVKTKLKGHQKKITGLAFSQSMNVLVSAGADAQLCVWSIDLWEKKKSRFIPAPPGRPSPLVGETRVQFHNDQTHLLAVHETQIIIYDGKLECLRSWTPRDSLSAPISSAIYSCDGLLIYTGFCDGAVGVFEAESLRLRCRIAPSSYIPPSVSSGGHPTVIASHPSEPNQFALGMSDGAVYVIEPLETEPRWGSPLPHDNGGLPLPLNPSLTSPVSEPPSR
- the LOC116265505 gene encoding protein TOPLESS-RELATED PROTEIN 2-like isoform X1, coding for MSSLSRELVFLILQFLDEEKFKETVHKLEQESGFFFNMKHFEDQVQAGEWDEVERYLGGFTKVEDNRYSMKIFFEIRKQKYLEALDRQDRAKAVEILVKDLKVFASFNEELFKEITQLLTLDNFRHNEQLSKYGDTKSARNIMLLELKKLIEANPLFRDKLVFPSFKASRLRTLINQSLNWQHQLCKNPRPNPDIKTLFVDHSCSPTNGTRAPPPANSPLVGAIPKAGTFPAIGAHNPFQTVVSASPSAIGWMTNPAPTMQHPAVASGPAGLVQPPNAAAFLKHPRTPPGATSMDYQSADSEHLMKRMRTGQPDEVSFSSSAHPQNIYSQDDLPKTVVRTLNQGSNVMSMDFHPQQHTILLVGTNVGDIAIWEVGSKERIAHKTFRVWDVSAYSLTLQTSLMKDATISVNRCVWGPDGSILGVAFSKHIVQTYMYTPTGELRQHLEIDAHAGGVNDIAFSLPNKQLCIITCGDDKTIKVWDASGGRKLYVFEGHEAPVYSVCPHHKEAIQFIFSTAIDGKIKAWLYDTMGSRVDYDAPGHWCTTMAYSADGTRLFSCGTSKEGDSHLVEWNESEGSIKRTYSGFRKRSLGVVQFDTTRNHFLAAGDEFQIKFWDMDNSNILTTTDAEGGLAASPRLRFNKEGSLLAVTTADNGIKILANSDGQRLIRMLESRAFEGPRGPSESMNTKPPIVNALAPISNANSSLVSVLERTERIPSAVSMNNLTAVDNTRTPDIKPRISEDGLDKIKSWKLADIVESAQLKALRLPDPLTASKIARLIYTNSGVAILALASNAVHKLWKWQRCDRSPSGKSTASIAPQLWQPASGIPMTNDTSDANSTEESAACIALSKNDSYVMSASGGKVSLFNMMTFKVMTTFIAPPPAATFLAFHPQDNNIIAIGMDDSTIQIYNVRIDEVKTKLKGHQKKITGLAFSQSMNVLVSAGADAQLCVWSIDLWEKKKSRFIPAPPGRPSPLVGETRVQFHNDQTHLLAVHETQIIIYDGKLECLRSWTPRDSLSAPISSAIYSCDGLLIYTGFCDGAVGVFEAESLRLRCRIAPSSYIPPSVSSSGGHPTVIASHPSEPNQFALGMSDGAVYVIEPLETEPRWGSPLPHDNGGLPLPLNPSLTSPVSEPPSR